The Acidimicrobiia bacterium genome includes the window TAGCGGAGGTGGGGCGCGACGGACGTATCCACGCCACCTTCAATCAGACCGTGGCCCGCACCGGGCGGCTGTCTTCGGACCGGCCCAATCTGCACAACATTCCGGTGAGGTCCGAACTGGGTCGGGAGTTTCGCCGGGCGTTCGTTCCGGCGGAGGGTTATGAACTGTTGGTGGCGGACTACAGCCAGATTGAGTTGCGGTGCATCGCTCATCTGGCACAGGACCCAGGACTGATCGAGAGTTTCGAGTCTGGTCGTGACATTCATACCGAAATGGCGTCGCGTATTTTTAGCGTGACGGCCAGCGAGGTCACCCTAGAGATGCGTTCGAAGGCCAAGATGGTCTCCTACGGGCTGGCGTATGGCATGGAAGCTTACGGGCTTGGACAACGCCTGAACATCCCCACCGCGGAGGCGGTGGTCATCCTGGAGGCCTTTTTCAGCGCCTTCCCGGCCGTGCAGGATTATATGGAGCACACCGTCGCCGAGGCCCGACAGCGGGGGTATACCGAAACGCTCTTCGGTCGCCGCCGTCAGATCCCAGAGTTGGCTTCATCGAACGCTCGGATACGTCAGGCGGGAGAGCGTCAGGCCATGAATGCTGGGATCCAGGGTTTAGCGGCGGATATTTTCAAAGTAGCGCTGGTGCGACTGGACGAGCGTCTCGTGGGCGAGGGGCTGGGCAGTCGGCTGATCTTGCAGGTGCACGATGAGGTGCTCCTTGAGGTGCGACCGCCGGCGGTGGAGACTGTGACCGAGTTTGTCGTATCGGTTATGGCGAGCGCAGCCGACCTCACGGTGCCCCTGGAGGTACACCTCTCGGTGGGTGCAAGTTGGGCCGAAGCCAAAGGTTGACGTCTTGTCTGGACAGGGAGGGTACGAATGGCAAGGAGCAAAATAAGGCTCAAAGAACCCGGGATGAGTTGGTGGGCCTTCTGGTTGATTCTCGTCATCGTCATCTATTGCCTATTCTCGCTGGCCGTGGCGCTGGGCACGAGCGATGCTTGTGGATACCGCACCCGGCAGTGGGTGTTTATGCCGCCCGGGTGGCATTGCCAGATAGATCGGACCCAGGGCTACACCACGTGACGGCACCGGACCACTGGTTCGAGCCGCTGGCCGATCATCTCGGCGCCGCGTATCTGCGTTACTCCTTCACGAAGGGCACCAGCCAGGAAGTGGAGTTTCTGGTGGATGTGCTCGATCTCGAGCCGGGCATGCGGGTGCTCGACGTGGGGTGTGGCCCGGGCCGTCATGCCCATGCCCTGGCGGCTCGGGGGATCGAGGTGGTGGGTGTCGATATCAGCCAGCGATTCGTGGACATCGCCATAGCGGCCGAAATGCCCGGCGCCACCTTCCGGCGGGCTGATGGCCGATCGCTGACCTTTGTGGCCGAGTTCGACGCCGCCATCTCGTTATGCCAGGGCGCCTTTGGCCTCACCGGAGGACCGGGGGCTCCCCTCGACGGGGATGGGGCGGTCCTCAACGGGATGGCTCGGGCGCTGCGTCCGGGGGGTCGGCTAGCGGTTTCCGCCTTCTCGGCGTATTTCCAGGTCCGATTTCTGGAGGAGAGCGACACCTTCGACGCGGCGGCGGGGGTCAATCATGAGTGGACGGAGGTGCGGGATGAACAGGGTCGGGCGGTGGAAGTTGAGCTCTGGACAACCTGTTTCACTCCCCGGGAACTTCGGCTACTGGCCTCGGCGAATGGTCTGCGAGTGGAGCACATGTGGTCGGTTGCCCCTGGTGCCTACGCCCGTTCGGAGGTCTCCGTGGATGCCCCCGAGCTGCTCTTGGTGGCCGCTCGGCCGTGACCCGACGGGCGGTGCAGGTGTACGATACGACGTCCGCTTGGGTATCCGCTCAGCGTCCGTTGCGATCCCTTATTCCCTCATCCTGAAGGCCCCCTACATTGTCCGACGACACCCTTACCTACGAGCCCAGCCCGGAAGCGACCGACGCTCCTCCCACCTTCGGCACCTTTGCCGAGGACGGCACCTACATCCCGCGTGAGATCGCCTTCGACGACCTCGGCGGCGCCTTCGGGGACGCCATCGACGGCACCCTCGTATCAGTGGAGGATGGCCAACTCGTAGAAGGCACCGTGGTCAAGGTGGACCGGGACGAGGTCCTGCTGGATATCGGCTACAAGTCCGAGGGAGTGATCCCCAGCCGCGAGTTGTCGATTCGCAACGACGTCGACCCACACGAAATCGTGGCGCTGGGCGACAAGATCGAGGCGCTCGTTCTCACCAAGGAGGACAAGGAGGGTCGCCTCGTCTTGTCTAAGAAGAGGGCCCAGTACGAGCGGGCCTGGGGAGATATCGAGCGCGTCAAGGAAGAAGATGGCGTCGTCACCGGTCCGGTTATTGAGGTCGTGAAGGGTGGCCTGATCGTCGACATCGGACTACGCGGCTTCCTCCCCGCCTCTCTCGTGGAGCTCCGTCGGGTGCGGGACCTGCAGCCTTACATCGGGAAGATGGTCGAAGCGAAGATCATCGAACTCGACAAGAACCGCAACAACGTCGTCCTGTCTCGACGGGGGTGGCTGGAGGAGACCCAGAAGGAGCAACGCGAAGACTTCTTGGCCAATCTGAAGCCGGGTGAGGTGCGTGATGGCGTCGTATCCAGCGTCGTGAACTTCGGTGCGTTCGTCGACCTGGGAGGTATGGACGGCCTGATCCATGTATCTGAACTTTCATGGAAGCACGTGGACCACCCCGGTTCGGTCGTTGCGGTCGGCGACGAGGTGAGCGTCCAGGTACTTGAGGTCGATCTCGAGCGTGAACGGATCAGCCTGTCCCTCAAGGCCACGCAGCAGGATCCATGGCAGGAGTTCGCCACATCCCATCAGGCCGGGGAACTCGTGTACGGCCGGGTCACCAAGTTGGTGCCCTTCGGCTCCTTTGTGCAGGTGGGGGAAGGGATCGAAGGCCTCGTGCACATCTCAGAGATGTCGGCTCATCACGTGGAACTGCCGGAGCAGGTCGTGACTCCCGGCGAGGAGCTGTGGGTCAAGATCATCGATCTGGACCTCCAGCGTCGCCGCATCAGCCTCTCGATCAAGCAGGCCGCGGAGGGCGGCGTGGTGGCGGCGGAGTACCAGGATCATTTTGGGGAACAGATGTACGACAGCGAAGGCAACTACGTCGGCCCCGCCATCGAGCACTCCGAGGAAGCTGAGGCGGCCTGGGCCGAGTATTTTGTGGATTCCGCCGCGCCGACCGAGGCTGCGTCGGTGGTCGAAGTTGACGACGTCTCGGAGTAGTTTTGCGGGTAGCCTTCCGATGAGCAGACGCCGTGACGTCAATGCATCCTGATGTAGTGTTCAAGGTGCGGGTAACCTACGCCCGATACTGCAACTGACCGCAGCGAAAGAAGGAATGCGTGGGTTCTCGACGGACTTTGATTCTGATAGTGGCGGTTGTGGTGGGGCTCTTGTCGGCCTTTGCCCTCTACACTTACGTCGGCGGTATTGAAGACAACGCCAACCGCAATGTTGAGCGAGTCGAGATGTTCAAGATCGTTCAGGACATTCCTAAAGGAACCTTTGGCGACGAAGCCTTTGCCCAGGGTCTCATTGAACAGGACATCATCTCCAAGGAGTACCTCCCGGCTACGGCCATCACCGATCCGCGTCAGATCGAGGGCTTGGTGGCCATCTCAGACTTGCCTGCCAATGCGATTGTGGTCGGAAATAATTTTGTGTCCCAGGCCGAATCTCTCTCGTCGTTCTCGAGTCTTCTGAAGAACAACGAAGTGGCCATCACGATATCGGTCGATCAGGTTCATGGAGTGGCGGCACTACTCGTGCCCGGTGACTTCGTGAACATGCTGGTGAACTCGGACCTCCAAGGTGCCGCATCCGTCTACTCCCGGCCGGCCCGCTTCCTCTACCAGAAGATTCAGATTCTCGCCGTGGGTCAGGACCGTAAACTTGAGCCCGGTGAGACTGCCGTTACCACTCCGGACGGATCTCCTGTGGCGACCGGGATTTCCTCGGGCCTGATTACCTTCGCAGTGCCTGCCGAGGCTGCCCAACGCATAGCCTCAGTGGCCGGATCGGACTTCTACCTCACATTGGTCCCCAAGGATTATCAGCCCACTCCTCTTCCGCCTCTTGACACCGCGGCGCCATTACCGGGCGAGGCTCCCGGTCAGGTGACGCCCTATGGCCCCGAAGGGCGTCCGCCCTCCTAGTGTTTCCTCCGGCGGAATCCCGACTCACACGACAGCTTCGAAGGACCGCTGACATCGCTACGAACCCGCTCCATCAGGTACCTCTCATCGTTCTTGAGGCTGACCCCTCGGCTCGCTCCCTGCTCATGGGTCAACTTACGGGTCCCGCGGAGTCTTTGGCATCAGTTCAGGAACTCACCTTGAGCACCGATGGTGGGCCATTGGTGTTGTTGCTCGGTCCCTCCTTTGCCAGCACAGAAGGGATTGGTCAGATCCTGCCGTTCCTGACTGATCACCCGGAGGTGGCCGCGATCCTCGTCACGGACGAGCTGTCTACCGAACTGCTCCAGGTAGCCCTGCGATCAGGCGTGAAAGACGTACTGGCTGCGCCGGTGACCATCGATCAACTGATGGCGGCGGTGGTGAGGGTTTCGGAAACACTGGGTTCGGCTTCGCTCGTCCGGGATCAGGCCCGTGGCGCCGACCAGGAGCGGGGTGGGATTTCCGCCAGCGATGGACTGGAGGGCGACCGGGCCAAGGTTCTCACCGTGTTCTCCACCAAGGGTGGCGCAGGGAAGTCGGTGCTGGCCGTCAATCTGGCCACGGTGCTGGCCCGACGCAGCGATAAACCAGTCGTGTTGGTTGATGCAGACCTACAGTTCGGCGATATCGCCGTCATGCTTAGTTTGGCCCCCCACCACACGATCGTGGATGCCGTCGGGTCCCTCGATCGACTCGATGCCGAGCTCCTCCAGCAGTACCTGCTGCGCCACCAGCCCTCGGGATTGCTGATTCTTCCGGCCCCGCTGGAGCCATCCTTCGCCGAACAGATCACGGCGGAAGAGATCATGCAGATCGTGGCCATCTTGCGCACGTTCTGCTCCTTTGTGGTTATCGATACCCCCGCCTACTTCAATGAGGTGGTTCTTGCCATTATCGAAGATAGTGACGAAATCCTCCTGATGGCCGGGATGGATATTCCGAATATCAAGAACGTCAAGATCGGCCTCCAGACCCTGCGGCTGCTCAACTTGCCAATGGAGAAGGTCCACCTCGTACTGAATCGGGCGAACTCAAAGGTCAAGCTCGACGTGAGCGAGGTCGAAAAGACCCTTCAGATCAAGGCCGAAGCGCTTATCCCCAGCGATGTGGTTGTACCTCAATCGGTGAACAAAGGCACTCCAGTAGTCATTGATGCGCCAAGGTCGGGAGTGGCGAAGTCGATTGAACAGCTTGCCAGGATGTTCTTGTCGGACGGTCGTCGACGTTAGGTCTGAGGAGGAAAGGGACCATGAGCCTTTACAAACGCTTACATCAGGTAGATCCGGAGGCGGCCTCATCGGAGCCCACTCGGCGCGACCCAGTGCTGGACGAACTCCGCCAGAGGATCCACCACCATCTCATCGAGGAACTAGGTCCCGTTCTCTACGACAAGCGCCTCTCTGAAGACGAGTTGCGTCGCCGAGTCCACGAGCAACTCCAGGCGGCGATGGCCCTTGAGCGCTCACCGATGTCGGCTGCCGACAAGGCGAAACTGATCCAAGATGTGTCCGATGACATCCTCGGTTACGGGCCGATCGACCGCCTTCTGAAAGACGAAGAGGTCACCGAGGTCATGGTCAACGGTCC containing:
- a CDS encoding class I SAM-dependent methyltransferase, with amino-acid sequence MPDRSDPGLHHVTAPDHWFEPLADHLGAAYLRYSFTKGTSQEVEFLVDVLDLEPGMRVLDVGCGPGRHAHALAARGIEVVGVDISQRFVDIAIAAEMPGATFRRADGRSLTFVAEFDAAISLCQGAFGLTGGPGAPLDGDGAVLNGMARALRPGGRLAVSAFSAYFQVRFLEESDTFDAAAGVNHEWTEVRDEQGRAVEVELWTTCFTPRELRLLASANGLRVEHMWSVAPGAYARSEVSVDAPELLLVAARP
- the rpsA gene encoding 30S ribosomal protein S1 encodes the protein MPREIAFDDLGGAFGDAIDGTLVSVEDGQLVEGTVVKVDRDEVLLDIGYKSEGVIPSRELSIRNDVDPHEIVALGDKIEALVLTKEDKEGRLVLSKKRAQYERAWGDIERVKEEDGVVTGPVIEVVKGGLIVDIGLRGFLPASLVELRRVRDLQPYIGKMVEAKIIELDKNRNNVVLSRRGWLEETQKEQREDFLANLKPGEVRDGVVSSVVNFGAFVDLGGMDGLIHVSELSWKHVDHPGSVVAVGDEVSVQVLEVDLERERISLSLKATQQDPWQEFATSHQAGELVYGRVTKLVPFGSFVQVGEGIEGLVHISEMSAHHVELPEQVVTPGEELWVKIIDLDLQRRRISLSIKQAAEGGVVAAEYQDHFGEQMYDSEGNYVGPAIEHSEEAEAAWAEYFVDSAAPTEAASVVEVDDVSE
- the cpaB gene encoding Flp pilus assembly protein CpaB, whose protein sequence is MGSRRTLILIVAVVVGLLSAFALYTYVGGIEDNANRNVERVEMFKIVQDIPKGTFGDEAFAQGLIEQDIISKEYLPATAITDPRQIEGLVAISDLPANAIVVGNNFVSQAESLSSFSSLLKNNEVAITISVDQVHGVAALLVPGDFVNMLVNSDLQGAASVYSRPARFLYQKIQILAVGQDRKLEPGETAVTTPDGSPVATGISSGLITFAVPAEAAQRIASVAGSDFYLTLVPKDYQPTPLPPLDTAAPLPGEAPGQVTPYGPEGRPPS